A genomic segment from Roseibium algicola encodes:
- a CDS encoding cobalt-precorrin-5B (C(1))-methyltransferase — MSKEEPKELRRGWTTGACATAATKAAYQALLTGDFPDPVEITLPKGGTASFALTRHTLSGKSASAAIVKDAGDDPDVTHGALVSATVNLLSPGSGVVFRAGEGVGTVTRPGLPIPPGEPAINPVPRQMMRTAIDEVSQLNGGAGDVEITVSIEGGAELALKTMNPRLGILGGLSVLGTTGIVRPFSCAAWIASIHRGIDVARAVGLSHVVGATGASSEDAVKARYDLDETAFLDMGDFAGGLLKYLRSHPVDRLTLAGGFAKFTKLAQGALDLHSARSSVDFEFLQDLLRQENASADLIEQAASANTAKEVLDASLVAGIDLSGPLARRTKDAVRQILRDAPVDVEVLITDRQGKVLGETGFDR, encoded by the coding sequence ATGTCGAAGGAAGAGCCAAAAGAGCTGCGGCGGGGCTGGACGACGGGAGCCTGTGCGACAGCAGCCACCAAGGCGGCGTATCAGGCCCTTTTGACCGGCGATTTCCCGGATCCGGTCGAAATCACCCTGCCCAAGGGTGGCACGGCGTCCTTTGCGCTGACCCGGCATACGCTTTCAGGAAAATCGGCTTCCGCCGCCATCGTCAAGGATGCGGGGGACGACCCCGACGTGACCCATGGCGCCTTGGTCAGTGCAACCGTCAACCTGTTGTCTCCTGGTTCTGGAGTAGTTTTCAGGGCCGGAGAAGGTGTCGGTACCGTCACAAGACCTGGCCTGCCAATCCCGCCGGGTGAACCTGCCATCAATCCGGTGCCGCGCCAGATGATGCGGACGGCAATCGATGAGGTTTCCCAACTGAATGGCGGGGCCGGCGATGTCGAGATAACGGTCTCGATCGAAGGAGGTGCAGAGCTCGCCCTCAAGACGATGAATCCCAGGCTTGGCATCCTGGGGGGCTTGTCCGTACTTGGCACGACCGGCATCGTCCGGCCGTTTTCCTGCGCTGCGTGGATTGCGTCCATTCATCGGGGCATCGATGTTGCGCGCGCAGTCGGGCTGTCACATGTGGTTGGCGCAACCGGCGCCAGTTCCGAAGACGCGGTCAAGGCCCGTTACGATCTGGATGAAACCGCCTTTCTCGACATGGGGGATTTCGCCGGCGGTTTGCTGAAGTACCTGCGCAGTCATCCGGTCGACCGGCTGACCCTCGCAGGCGGATTTGCGAAGTTCACCAAGCTGGCTCAAGGGGCGCTCGATCTGCATTCGGCCCGCAGCTCCGTCGACTTCGAATTCCTTCAGGATCTTCTGCGTCAGGAGAACGCTTCCGCTGATCTGATCGAACAGGCCGCCTCGGCCAATACGGCCAAGGAGGTGCTGGATGCCTCCCTGGTTGCCGGTATCGATCTCAGTGGCCCACTTGCGCGGCGAACGAAGGACGCCGTCCGCCAGATCCTGCGCGATGCGCCGGTGGATGTGGAAGTTCTGATCACCGACCGCCAGGGCAAGGTGCTGGGAGAAACAGGCTTTGACCGCTAA
- a CDS encoding glycoside hydrolase family 5 protein: MTAKKSKRLWSWLTALAFGLAFLVFLGGFLYLDERQNAIAAGTQAAKEETMSIPKFKRGINVSRLQNFAYRDPERPGKYLWPPFRGELSKVSDAELERLRALGFDFIRFPIDAGVFLAATDSERRILLDDTKSITVRLLDSGFTVMVDLHPAAYLTEWAPVDILSDAPDGPRFQAYSDLVEEVAKRIRDLPTDKVALELMNEPQGVCFEEDRQDWSVSQKQLYDRARSVAPDLPIVLTPGCWRSMEGLEYMSLDGYDDKIIVDFHFYEPFYFTHQSLPWVLDPLRYIAGLSYPWTAGDVETAEERTRQHIAALKAADVDVPDYAFDKAMDGVRDYYKRERPDRNFIESRFDTISQWAEKHDISPDQIVLGEFSAIRPPKGLPDDGSRLAWIKDVRTVVEERGFGWALWDYYEGFGLMTDNVKRTVEPAMVDTLGLNADAL, from the coding sequence GTGACCGCAAAAAAGTCGAAGCGCCTATGGTCCTGGCTGACCGCGCTTGCTTTTGGTCTGGCTTTCCTCGTTTTCCTTGGTGGTTTCCTGTATCTGGACGAACGTCAGAATGCCATCGCTGCCGGAACTCAGGCAGCGAAGGAGGAGACGATGTCGATCCCCAAATTCAAACGGGGTATCAATGTTTCCAGACTGCAAAATTTTGCCTATCGGGATCCCGAGCGGCCGGGAAAATATCTCTGGCCACCGTTCCGGGGCGAATTGTCCAAGGTCTCCGACGCCGAACTTGAACGCCTGCGCGCGCTCGGGTTCGACTTCATTCGCTTTCCGATCGACGCCGGCGTCTTTCTGGCCGCGACGGACAGCGAACGCCGCATATTGCTGGATGATACGAAATCCATAACGGTTCGCTTACTGGACAGCGGCTTTACCGTGATGGTTGATCTGCATCCGGCTGCATATCTCACGGAATGGGCACCTGTCGACATTTTGAGCGATGCACCCGATGGCCCGCGCTTTCAGGCTTATTCCGACCTTGTGGAAGAAGTCGCCAAGCGGATCCGCGATCTGCCGACGGACAAGGTCGCACTGGAACTGATGAACGAGCCGCAGGGCGTCTGTTTCGAAGAAGACAGACAGGACTGGTCTGTCTCTCAAAAGCAGCTGTATGACAGGGCGCGCAGTGTTGCGCCAGACCTGCCGATTGTCCTTACCCCGGGCTGCTGGCGGTCCATGGAAGGCCTCGAGTACATGAGTCTCGACGGCTATGACGACAAGATCATCGTCGACTTCCATTTCTACGAGCCCTTCTATTTCACCCATCAATCCCTCCCCTGGGTATTGGACCCTCTCCGCTATATCGCGGGCCTCAGCTATCCCTGGACGGCGGGTGACGTGGAGACTGCCGAAGAGAGGACTCGTCAGCATATCGCCGCCCTAAAGGCAGCCGATGTCGACGTTCCCGACTATGCCTTCGACAAGGCGATGGACGGTGTCAGGGACTACTATAAACGTGAAAGGCCCGACCGGAATTTCATTGAAAGCCGCTTTGACACGATCTCGCAGTGGGCGGAAAAACATGACATTTCCCCGGATCAGATCGTGCTTGGTGAATTCAGTGCTATCCGTCCCCCGAAAGGACTTCCGGACGATGGAAGCAGGCTTGCCTGGATCAAGGACGTCCGCACAGTGGTGGAGGAACGCGGCTTTGGCTGGGCCTTGTGGGACTACTACGAAGGCTTCGGTCTGATGACCGACAACGTCAAAAGAACCGTCGAGCCGGCTATGGTCGATACCTTGGGGCTCAACGCAGACGCGCTATGA
- a CDS encoding glycosyltransferase — MDTRAEFGEPGAAAPLILHLSADYPNPQQFHRRTTAIERLVTGVDFGRHIVVTMDRTSLPWQASFKDCGEIKGVRLFSYRYFGLPMGIGLASAMRRIARHVFKTLKTERETPALVHAHKLSFEGIAGLWLAERFGPDTRLFISVRGESERKILLFKPTYRSLMRRIAARADKIYHISAWFRDTYHTYVPAQPEKERLLPNIVGNSTSKVPVKDPIPRFVSVFDLDMRRRKGMSDLLQGFAVFQKTHPDIGLDLIGPGSAEAVEAAKKEIAELGLGDSVRILGPMNSKDLFEVLPHYLAMALVSYNETFGMVYLEALFAGLPIIYGKDTGIDGYLDDIDVGIGVNPGDVAGIAAAFKELAEKSAHYRSQIVASEQILHDRFNPAMILESYRQDLEAVLTPDQQRSRT; from the coding sequence ATGGACACAAGAGCAGAATTCGGTGAACCGGGTGCAGCAGCACCTCTCATCCTGCATCTGAGCGCCGACTACCCGAACCCGCAGCAATTCCATCGCAGAACCACCGCAATCGAGCGTCTCGTCACCGGCGTGGACTTTGGCAGACACATCGTCGTCACGATGGACCGGACCAGCTTGCCCTGGCAGGCCAGCTTCAAGGATTGCGGTGAGATAAAAGGCGTGCGGCTATTCTCCTACCGCTATTTCGGCCTGCCGATGGGTATAGGTCTCGCATCGGCGATGCGACGTATCGCAAGACATGTGTTTAAGACGCTGAAGACCGAGCGTGAGACACCTGCCCTCGTTCACGCACATAAACTCTCGTTTGAAGGCATCGCGGGACTGTGGCTGGCGGAACGGTTTGGACCGGATACCCGGCTGTTCATTTCCGTTCGCGGTGAATCGGAACGCAAGATACTGCTGTTCAAGCCGACGTACCGGAGCCTGATGCGCCGGATCGCGGCACGTGCGGACAAGATCTATCATATCTCCGCCTGGTTCCGGGACACCTACCACACGTATGTTCCAGCGCAGCCTGAGAAGGAAAGACTGCTTCCAAACATCGTTGGAAACTCCACCAGCAAAGTGCCGGTAAAGGATCCGATCCCCCGGTTCGTCAGCGTGTTCGATCTGGACATGCGCCGCCGGAAAGGAATGTCCGACCTGCTGCAGGGATTTGCCGTTTTCCAAAAAACACACCCGGACATCGGGCTGGACCTGATCGGCCCCGGCAGTGCGGAGGCCGTGGAAGCGGCGAAAAAGGAAATTGCCGAACTGGGGCTCGGCGACAGCGTACGGATCCTTGGACCGATGAACAGCAAGGACCTGTTCGAGGTTCTGCCGCACTATCTTGCGATGGCATTGGTCAGCTACAACGAGACCTTCGGGATGGTCTACCTGGAAGCGCTGTTTGCCGGTTTGCCGATTATCTACGGCAAGGATACGGGTATCGACGGTTATCTTGACGACATCGATGTCGGTATCGGCGTGAACCCCGGTGATGTCGCTGGAATTGCGGCCGCTTTCAAGGAATTGGCGGAAAAATCAGCTCACTATCGCAGCCAGATTGTGGCAAGCGAGCAAATCTTGCACGACCGGTTCAACCCTGCAATGATCCTTGAAAGTTACCGTCAGGACCTGGAAGCTGTCTTGACCCCAGATCAACAACGGAGCCGCACGTGA
- a CDS encoding cobalt-precorrin-6A reductase, translated as MTAKADHILLLAGTSEARQLARTLAETFPESRLTASFAGAVRDLPDLGVPTRVGGFGGTEGLLAFMRHERITVIVDATHPFAAQMSRNAAEAAKMLKVPLVRLERPCWHPGESDAWKNVLTMDDAAKALPAGARAFLAIGRKEIERFTHRNDIFGLVRMIEPPKTRLPSAWELILSRPPASADEEVSLFLEKNITHMVTKNSGGSRSYAKIEAARTLKLPVIMIARPELPEAETAPTNSALVDRLRQILARGS; from the coding sequence TTGACCGCTAAGGCAGATCATATCCTGCTGCTCGCCGGAACAAGCGAAGCCCGGCAATTGGCCAGAACGCTGGCGGAAACATTTCCGGAAAGTCGCCTGACCGCCTCTTTTGCCGGAGCGGTTCGCGATCTGCCTGATCTTGGCGTCCCGACACGCGTCGGCGGTTTTGGCGGCACCGAAGGTCTGCTTGCCTTCATGCGGCACGAAAGGATCACCGTCATTGTCGATGCGACCCATCCCTTCGCTGCCCAGATGAGCCGTAATGCGGCCGAAGCCGCCAAGATGCTCAAGGTACCGCTTGTGCGCCTGGAGCGGCCATGCTGGCACCCCGGTGAAAGCGACGCCTGGAAAAATGTCCTGACGATGGACGATGCGGCCAAGGCCCTTCCTGCTGGCGCGCGCGCCTTCCTGGCCATTGGCCGCAAGGAGATCGAGCGCTTCACCCATCGAAACGATATTTTCGGCCTTGTCCGGATGATCGAGCCGCCCAAAACACGACTACCTTCCGCCTGGGAGCTGATCCTCTCCCGCCCCCCGGCATCTGCCGACGAGGAAGTTTCGCTGTTTCTGGAAAAGAACATCACTCATATGGTGACGAAAAACAGTGGTGGCAGTCGTTCCTATGCCAAGATCGAGGCTGCGCGGACCTTGAAACTTCCCGTCATCATGATCGCCCGGCCAGAACTACCGGAGGCCGAAACTGCTCCAACGAATTCAGCGCTCGTTGACCGGTTACGGCAGATCCTTGCACGTGGGAGCTAG
- a CDS encoding WecB/TagA/CpsF family glycosyltransferase yields the protein MLARDFESELLGCRIEATAIGPFAIGRLRSRDAIQLVEAAVQKRQNLDIAICNAHTLLSAMDDPRYAATLQKMTLLNDGIGISLASKLLREEPFPENLNGTDLIPRILANIGIPLRIYLLGAKEEQVRLAKEHIETAYPKHQVVGYRDGYFASDELDSLCQGINEAKPDLLLVAMGNPRQETFIVENRSALAVPVAIGVGALFDFMSGAVVRAPKIVQAAGLEWLFRLLQEPRRLFRRYVIGIPRFLFALMKIRFSRSGVSR from the coding sequence ATGCTGGCAAGAGATTTCGAGAGTGAACTGCTGGGGTGCCGGATCGAAGCAACCGCTATCGGTCCGTTTGCCATCGGGCGTCTTCGCTCCCGGGATGCCATCCAGCTTGTCGAGGCCGCCGTTCAAAAGCGGCAGAATCTCGATATTGCCATCTGCAACGCTCATACGCTCCTGTCAGCGATGGATGATCCTCGCTACGCTGCAACACTCCAGAAAATGACGCTTCTGAACGACGGAATCGGTATCAGCCTTGCCAGCAAGCTGCTCAGGGAAGAGCCGTTTCCGGAAAATCTGAACGGGACTGACCTCATTCCCCGGATCCTGGCGAACATCGGCATTCCGCTCCGAATCTATCTGCTCGGCGCCAAGGAAGAACAGGTTCGCCTTGCCAAGGAGCATATCGAGACTGCCTATCCGAAGCACCAGGTGGTTGGCTACCGGGACGGCTATTTCGCAAGCGATGAACTGGACAGCTTGTGCCAGGGGATCAACGAGGCAAAGCCGGACCTTTTGCTTGTTGCCATGGGGAACCCCAGGCAAGAGACTTTCATCGTTGAAAATCGGTCGGCGCTGGCTGTACCTGTCGCGATCGGGGTCGGGGCGCTGTTTGACTTCATGTCCGGGGCCGTTGTCCGCGCACCGAAGATTGTTCAGGCCGCCGGCCTTGAGTGGCTGTTCCGCCTGTTGCAGGAACCTCGCCGCCTGTTCCGCCGCTATGTCATCGGCATACCGCGTTTTCTGTTTGCCCTGATGAAAATTAGATTTTCCAGGTCCGGCGTTTCGCGCTAG
- the cobA gene encoding uroporphyrinogen-III C-methyltransferase, with product MTGEDDNNRPHEGLPGDLPGGLPVFEPGWVWLAGAGPGDPGLLTLHALNGLRQADVVVFDALVDQSILAWVKPGAVTDYAGKRGGKPSPKQRDITLKLIDYAREGKRVLRLKGGDPFVFGRGGEEALGLVEAGVPFRIIPGITAGIGGLAYAGIPATHRDCNQAVTFLTGHDQTGLTPDAINWDGIAKGSPVIVMYMAMKHLDVIAGKLIAGGRSVDEPVGIVCNASLAGQDVLETTLGRCAEEAKAAGIEPPAVVCVGEVVRLRKGLDWLGALSGKLLDSDPLDLRISSRSADAG from the coding sequence ATGACTGGAGAAGACGACAACAACAGACCGCATGAAGGCTTGCCGGGAGACCTGCCAGGTGGGTTACCCGTGTTCGAACCCGGCTGGGTTTGGCTTGCCGGTGCAGGTCCGGGCGACCCCGGCTTATTGACCCTGCATGCGCTCAATGGTCTGCGCCAGGCCGATGTTGTCGTGTTTGATGCCCTTGTCGATCAGAGCATTCTTGCCTGGGTCAAACCGGGAGCCGTGACAGACTACGCGGGCAAGCGCGGCGGCAAACCGAGCCCGAAACAGCGCGACATAACCTTGAAGCTGATCGATTACGCCCGCGAAGGCAAAAGGGTGCTTCGCCTGAAGGGCGGCGATCCTTTCGTCTTCGGCCGCGGTGGCGAGGAAGCGCTCGGCCTTGTCGAGGCCGGTGTGCCGTTCCGCATCATTCCCGGCATCACCGCCGGTATCGGTGGTCTGGCCTATGCGGGTATTCCTGCAACCCACCGGGACTGCAATCAGGCAGTCACCTTCCTGACAGGTCATGACCAGACGGGCCTCACCCCGGACGCGATCAACTGGGATGGTATCGCCAAGGGTTCGCCTGTCATTGTCATGTATATGGCGATGAAGCACCTGGACGTCATAGCCGGCAAACTGATTGCCGGTGGACGATCTGTGGATGAACCTGTGGGTATCGTGTGCAATGCGTCCCTTGCGGGCCAGGACGTTCTGGAAACCACGCTGGGCCGCTGCGCTGAAGAGGCGAAGGCTGCCGGGATCGAACCTCCGGCAGTTGTTTGTGTCGGTGAGGTTGTCCGTCTGCGCAAGGGGCTCGACTGGCTCGGCGCCCTGTCGGGCAAGTTGCTGGACAGTGACCCGCTAGACCTGCGCATATCCTCCCGTTCTGCCGATGCCGGCTGA
- a CDS encoding acetyltransferase, with protein MPNQIDEDRDARALGAQSFGLKNRLFRILWGIVWFLLASWTQPLHGWRRWLLRQFGATVGEGVYVAPSARIWHPGNLILEDFAAIADGADIYNMGPVTIGRYGVVSKRAHICAGTHDINDDKFLLIAKPIVLEAYSWVAAEAFVGPGVRVGEGAVLGARAVTVKDLAPWTVYAGNPAKALKERARFERSDVPKRGWREPLETAD; from the coding sequence ATGCCGAACCAGATCGACGAAGACAGGGACGCCAGGGCGCTCGGCGCGCAAAGCTTCGGCCTGAAGAACAGGCTATTCCGTATCCTCTGGGGCATAGTCTGGTTCCTTCTGGCCTCCTGGACGCAGCCGTTGCATGGTTGGCGCCGTTGGCTCTTGCGACAGTTCGGAGCGACAGTGGGGGAGGGTGTCTATGTGGCTCCATCCGCCAGGATATGGCATCCGGGCAACCTGATCCTGGAGGATTTCGCCGCGATCGCAGACGGCGCGGATATCTACAACATGGGTCCTGTCACGATCGGCCGGTACGGTGTCGTCTCCAAGCGCGCGCACATCTGCGCGGGAACGCATGACATCAACGACGACAAGTTCCTGCTGATCGCAAAACCCATTGTTCTGGAGGCCTATAGCTGGGTTGCCGCTGAAGCCTTTGTTGGCCCCGGGGTTCGTGTCGGTGAGGGAGCTGTTCTGGGAGCGCGTGCGGTAACGGTGAAAGACCTGGCTCCATGGACTGTTTATGCAGGTAATCCTGCCAAGGCGCTCAAGGAGCGGGCGCGGTTTGAGCGTAGTGACGTGCCGAAGCGGGGATGGCGTGAACCGTTGGAAACCGCCGACTGA